The Sinomonas sp. P10A9 genome includes a window with the following:
- a CDS encoding GNAT family N-acetyltransferase, giving the protein MDANSAPNITIRRLTRGDAYRLTAASGLFDGPITEAGARDFLAKPGHHLLLAEGPDGRAVGFVSGVEMTHPDKGTEMFLYELAVAEDWRRRGVASHLVGALAEIAREGGCYGMWTGTEHDNEAALAAYRSTGGRLEPGTTIVVYDLA; this is encoded by the coding sequence GTGGACGCGAACAGCGCGCCGAACATCACAATCCGCCGCCTCACGCGGGGCGACGCGTACCGCCTCACGGCCGCGTCCGGACTGTTCGACGGCCCGATCACGGAAGCCGGGGCGCGCGACTTCCTCGCCAAGCCCGGCCACCACCTGCTGCTTGCCGAGGGCCCGGACGGCCGAGCGGTCGGCTTCGTCAGCGGCGTCGAGATGACCCATCCGGACAAGGGCACTGAGATGTTCCTGTACGAGCTCGCAGTTGCCGAGGACTGGCGACGCCGCGGGGTTGCCTCCCACCTCGTCGGCGCCCTCGCGGAGATCGCCCGTGAGGGCGGCTGCTACGGCATGTGGACCGGAACCGAGCACGACAACGAGGCCGCCCTCGCTGCGTACCGCTCAACGGGAGGGCGTCTCGAGCCGGGCACCACGATCGTCGTGTACGACCTCGCCTGA
- a CDS encoding ATP-binding cassette domain-containing protein encodes MSTPVNITGLVKTFGSVRALDGLDLEVREGEVLGFLGPNGAGKSTTLRVLLGLLRAEAGNVELLGGNPWRDVVELHRRVAYVPGDVSLWPSLTGGQAIDLLGRLRGGLDEARRAQLIDTFELDPTKRGRTYSKGNRQKVAIVAALASRAELLILDEPTAGLDPLMEALFREEIRGEKAAGRSVLLSSHILSEVEALSDRISIIRQGRVVETGTLEQMRFHARTNVAATLEDGGAELSSLPGVADLRVEDHRVRFSVDADGLGPAMNALAAHGVRALTVTPPSLEDLFLQHYGERLPPPAAAERGDQTHDAAPHPRGHGRHRGDSPEEAP; translated from the coding sequence ATGAGCACCCCGGTGAACATCACTGGCCTCGTGAAGACCTTCGGATCCGTACGTGCCCTCGACGGCCTCGATCTGGAGGTCCGCGAGGGCGAGGTCCTCGGATTCCTGGGACCGAACGGCGCCGGCAAGTCCACAACGCTGCGCGTCCTGCTGGGCCTCCTTCGGGCCGAGGCAGGCAATGTCGAGCTGCTTGGCGGCAATCCGTGGCGCGACGTCGTCGAGCTCCACCGCCGCGTCGCATACGTACCCGGTGACGTGAGCCTGTGGCCGAGCCTCACCGGCGGCCAGGCCATCGATCTCCTCGGCCGGCTCCGCGGCGGCCTCGACGAGGCGCGCCGGGCCCAGCTCATCGACACGTTCGAACTCGATCCGACCAAGCGTGGGCGCACCTACTCGAAGGGCAACCGGCAGAAGGTCGCCATCGTAGCGGCGTTGGCCTCGCGCGCCGAGCTCCTCATCCTCGATGAGCCAACCGCTGGCCTCGATCCGCTCATGGAGGCGCTGTTCCGCGAGGAGATCCGCGGCGAGAAGGCGGCTGGCCGCAGCGTGCTGCTCTCGAGCCACATCCTGTCGGAAGTTGAGGCCCTCTCAGACCGCATCAGCATCATCCGCCAGGGCAGGGTCGTCGAGACCGGGACACTCGAGCAGATGCGCTTCCACGCCCGCACCAATGTGGCCGCGACGCTCGAGGATGGAGGGGCGGAGCTCAGCTCTCTCCCGGGCGTCGCTGACCTGCGCGTCGAGGACCATCGGGTCCGCTTCAGCGTCGACGCCGACGGGCTCGGCCCCGCCATGAACGCCCTCGCCGCGCACGGCGTCCGTGCGCTCACTGTCACGCCGCCGAGCCTCGAGGACCTGTTCCTCCAGCACTACGGCGAGAGGCTCCCGCCGCCGGCCGCCGCCGAGAGAGGGGATCAGACGCACGACGCCGCCCCGCACCCCCGCGGGCACGGTCGCCACCGCGGGGACTCGCCGGAGGAGGCACCATGA
- a CDS encoding RNA-binding S4 domain-containing protein encodes MPPPNAPAPSSSAVRIDSWLWAVRAFKTRSAATAACRAGHVRLNGNPVKASQTVVPGDTVGVRQPGFERLLEVHVLIVKRVGAEAASRCYTDHTPERPPAPFLGLPQRDRGAGRPTKKDRREMERLRGETHGD; translated from the coding sequence ATGCCCCCTCCGAATGCACCTGCCCCGTCATCATCCGCCGTCAGGATCGACTCCTGGCTGTGGGCCGTGCGAGCGTTCAAGACCCGCTCTGCCGCGACCGCCGCGTGCCGTGCGGGGCACGTGCGGCTCAACGGGAACCCGGTCAAGGCTTCACAGACGGTCGTCCCCGGCGACACCGTCGGCGTGCGCCAGCCCGGGTTCGAGCGCCTCCTTGAGGTGCACGTGCTGATCGTCAAGCGCGTCGGCGCGGAGGCCGCGTCGCGGTGCTACACCGACCACACGCCCGAGCGGCCGCCCGCGCCGTTCCTGGGCCTCCCGCAGCGGGATCGCGGGGCGGGTCGGCCCACCAAGAAGGACCGGCGGGAGATGGAGAGGCTGCGGGGGGAGACCCACGGCGACTGA
- a CDS encoding ABC transporter permease has product MTAFAGTWRLLLLALRIDRFKLAPWVLIIAFFPFAVYNSYSTVFETPQEAKALELSLSANPAFMLLIGPAHHLDNAFGFTTWRIQVFGMFFAALMAVFAVTRHARAAEDSGEAELIDSGVVGPHARLASAVLLAWLASAAVALAIGGTLTASGARADEALALGGLIGGMGIAFAGVAAVTSQIGAYARTANTLAAGVLVVSYVLRGVADTLSGGEWMLWTSPMGWAELVRPASERNVLPWGLLVLAGLVTAAAGGWLSRRRDFGGGLVGQRPGPPRWGAGIWGHTAALNRAPTLTWLATFAFLGFVFGLVTGTMRDFYEGNAFIRQLLAARATTEADLTLTFVAMLLLMLSMAGAAFGIQIAARFAAEEDEGHAEWLLSAAVSRQGYFAPAAAVALVAPAVTVAVGGVVLAATAASTGAQIDVADVVRQSLATVPALWLAAALGLALVGVIPTFRWIAWLLVVYWLILTLFGPLLKAPDWLLGTSPFHVIPRVTAADADWAPVWWIVAITAALLAVAFTGYRARNIRGV; this is encoded by the coding sequence ATGACGGCGTTCGCGGGGACATGGCGCCTGCTGCTCCTCGCACTGCGCATCGACAGGTTCAAGCTCGCGCCGTGGGTCCTCATCATCGCGTTCTTCCCCTTCGCGGTCTACAACAGCTACTCGACCGTGTTCGAGACCCCGCAGGAGGCCAAGGCCCTAGAACTCAGCCTGAGCGCCAACCCCGCATTCATGCTCCTCATCGGGCCCGCACACCATCTGGACAACGCCTTTGGCTTCACGACGTGGCGCATCCAAGTCTTCGGCATGTTCTTTGCCGCGCTCATGGCAGTGTTCGCTGTGACGCGGCACGCGCGCGCCGCGGAGGACTCGGGGGAGGCCGAGCTCATCGATTCGGGGGTAGTGGGTCCGCACGCGCGGCTCGCCTCCGCCGTCCTGCTCGCGTGGCTCGCCTCGGCGGCGGTGGCCCTCGCGATCGGCGGCACCCTGACGGCGTCGGGCGCGCGGGCAGACGAGGCGCTCGCGCTCGGCGGCCTCATCGGGGGCATGGGGATCGCGTTCGCAGGGGTGGCGGCTGTGACCTCGCAGATCGGGGCGTACGCGCGCACGGCCAACACCCTCGCGGCCGGCGTCCTCGTGGTGAGCTACGTGCTCCGGGGCGTGGCAGACACGCTCTCGGGCGGGGAGTGGATGCTGTGGACCAGCCCCATGGGCTGGGCGGAGCTCGTCCGGCCAGCCTCGGAGCGCAATGTGCTCCCCTGGGGCCTGCTCGTCCTGGCAGGCCTCGTGACGGCGGCGGCCGGAGGGTGGCTGTCGCGGCGGCGGGACTTCGGCGGCGGCCTGGTGGGCCAGCGGCCCGGGCCGCCTCGGTGGGGCGCCGGGATCTGGGGGCACACGGCCGCGCTCAACCGCGCACCGACGCTCACGTGGTTGGCGACCTTCGCATTCCTCGGCTTCGTCTTCGGGCTCGTCACCGGCACCATGCGCGACTTCTATGAGGGCAACGCGTTCATCCGTCAGCTCCTGGCCGCGCGCGCCACAACGGAGGCGGACCTCACCCTCACGTTCGTCGCGATGCTCCTCCTCATGCTGTCGATGGCCGGCGCTGCGTTCGGGATCCAGATCGCCGCACGGTTCGCTGCCGAGGAGGACGAGGGCCACGCGGAGTGGCTTCTCTCGGCCGCTGTCTCGCGGCAGGGCTACTTCGCCCCTGCGGCGGCCGTGGCGCTCGTGGCGCCGGCCGTCACGGTGGCGGTCGGCGGCGTCGTCCTCGCGGCCACCGCTGCCTCGACGGGCGCCCAGATCGACGTCGCGGACGTCGTGCGGCAGTCTCTCGCGACGGTTCCCGCGCTCTGGCTCGCGGCGGCCTTAGGGCTTGCCCTGGTCGGGGTGATTCCGACGTTCCGCTGGATCGCGTGGCTGCTCGTCGTGTACTGGCTCATCCTGACGCTCTTCGGCCCCCTGCTCAAGGCGCCGGACTGGCTGCTCGGCACCAGCCCGTTCCACGTCATCCCCCGCGTGACGGCGGCCGACGCCGACTGGGCACCCGTGTGGTGGATCGTCGCCATCACCGCGGCCCTCCTCGCCGTCGCCTTCACGGGCTACCGCGCGAGGAACATCCGCGGGGTCTGA
- a CDS encoding uracil-DNA glycosylase, which translates to MEPEFAAHIAPVNQHVEFLRKLRPGFEVPYVDPIHSVDECRIVSLFSNTGEADPRGYVWAGDDAAATRLLGLQYQLGLRPEWIMPWNAYPWFTPGEANGKLTPEQLHAGLKPLLAFLKTVPRASAIVAHGTEANRLAQMLLKTDNPLIWRRGLKVYKARSLHGRAFAGSKERQTEWLIDMGRAYADAMARAGLKSGR; encoded by the coding sequence GTGGAGCCCGAGTTCGCGGCGCACATCGCTCCCGTCAACCAGCACGTCGAGTTCCTGCGCAAGCTGCGCCCCGGCTTCGAGGTCCCGTACGTGGACCCGATCCACTCCGTGGACGAGTGCCGGATCGTGAGCCTGTTCTCCAACACGGGTGAGGCTGATCCGCGCGGCTATGTGTGGGCGGGCGACGACGCCGCGGCCACCCGGCTCCTCGGCCTCCAGTACCAGCTCGGCCTCCGGCCCGAGTGGATCATGCCGTGGAACGCCTACCCGTGGTTCACCCCGGGCGAGGCCAATGGCAAACTCACTCCGGAGCAGCTGCACGCGGGCCTCAAGCCGCTCCTGGCGTTCCTCAAGACGGTGCCGCGCGCCTCGGCGATCGTCGCGCACGGCACGGAGGCGAACCGCCTCGCACAGATGCTGCTCAAGACGGACAACCCGCTCATCTGGCGCCGCGGCCTCAAGGTCTACAAGGCCCGCTCGCTGCACGGACGCGCGTTCGCGGGCTCGAAGGAGCGCCAGACCGAGTGGCTCATCGACATGGGCCGTGCCTACGCCGACGCGATGGCGCGCGCGGGCCTCAAGTCCGGCAGGTAG